A window of the Zeugodacus cucurbitae isolate PBARC_wt_2022May chromosome 2, idZeuCucr1.2, whole genome shotgun sequence genome harbors these coding sequences:
- the LOC105220166 gene encoding beta-arrestin-1, translated as MNSLSTSGAATTATPSSDEAGGGGADADASSRRQATRVFKKSSSNGKVTVYLGKRDFVDHVTHVDPIDGVVFIDPEYVKDRKVFGQVLAAFRYGREDLDVLGLTFRKDLYLAHEQIYPPQQNERPLTRLQERLIKKLGPNAYPFYFEVPPYCPASVSLQPAPGDTGKSCGVDYELKAFVGEHIDDKPHKRNSVRLTIRKVMYAPSKVGEQPSIEVSKEFLLKPNKIHLEASLDKELYHHGEKISVNVHIANNSNRNVKKIKVCVRQFADICLFSTAQYKSVVAETESEDGCQVLPGFTLSKVFELCPLLADNKDKWGLALDGQLKHEDTNLASSTLITNPAQRESLGIIVHYKVKVKLLISGALMGNDLVAELPFTLMHPKPEEEDNPLLMDKSPRQSLRDGGLSLEAVGTGNGVSEAQPEEVPTTNLIQLDEDDSQDDDIIFEDFARLRLKGAETEA; from the exons ATGAATAGCCTTTCCACCAGTGGAGCCGCAACTACTGCCACACCCTCTTCAGATGAGGCCGGAGGTGGTGGTGCAGATGCTGATGCTAGTTCGCGGCGCCAAGCCACACGAGTATTTAAGAAGAGTTCATCTAATGGTAAGGTCACAGTGTACCTAGGAAAGCGCGATTTCGTCGATCACGTTACACATGTCGATCCAATCGACGGTGTAGTCTTCATCGATCCCGAGTATGTGAAAGATCGCAAAGTTTTTGGACAAGTACTTGCCGCCTTTCGGTATGGTCGTGAAGATTTGGATGTGCTTGGCCTGACTTTTCGCAAAGATCTGTATCTAGCGCATGAACAAATATATCCGCCACAACAAAATGAGCGGCCATTGACAAGATTACAAGAGCggcttataaaaaaattgggaCCAAATGCATATCCTTTTTACTTTGAAGTTCCTCCGTACTGTCCGGCATCAGTGTCGCTACAACCAGCTCCCGGCGACACCGGCAAATCTTGTGGCGTGGACTACGAATTAAAAGCCTTTGTTG GCGAACACATCGATGATAAACCGCATAAACGCAACTCTGTCCGTTTGACCATACGCAAGGTTATGTACGCACCGTCCAAGGTGGGCGAGCAGCCATCCATCGAAGTGAGCAAAGAGTTTCTGTTGAAACCGAATAAAATCCACCTAGAAGCCAGTTTGGATAAGGAGCTCTATCATCATGGTGAGAAGATATCCGTCAATGTGCATATAGCCAACAATTCGAATCGCAACGTAAAGAAGATTAAAGTTTGTGTCCGTCAATTCGCCGACATTTGCCTTTTCTCGACGGCGCAGTACAAGTCGGTGGTGGCGGAAACCGAATCGGAGGACGGTTGTCAGGTGCTGCCCGGTTTTACGCTGTCGAAAGTGTTCGAACTGTGTCCACTGCTTGCCGACAACAAGGACAAGTGGGGACTCGCGCTCGACGGCCAGTTGAAGCACGAGGATACAAATCTGGCGTCCAGCACGCTCATAACGAATCCGGCACAACGCGAAAGTCTTGGCATCATTGTACACTACAAGGTGAAAGTTAAACTGCTCATCAGTGGCGCTTTAATGGGCAATGATTTGGTCGCTGAATTGCCATTCACGTTGATGCATCCCAAGCCAGAAGAGGAGGATAATCCACTATTAATGGATAAGTCGCCGCGTCAGAGCCTACGTGATGGTGGCTTGTCATTGGAAGCTGTTGGTACCGGCAATGGTGTTAGCGAGGCGCAGCCCGAAGAGGTGCCCACAACCAATTTGATACAATTGGACGAGGATGATTCACAAGATGATGACATTATCTTTGAGGATTTCGCACGGCTCCGGCTAAAGGGCGCCGAAACTGAGGCCTAG
- the LOC105220155 gene encoding DNA-binding protein modulo: MKQKKGNAVAKSPLNGVKNDSIIKKQKSEVSTPAKGTPAKKNQKKFGKTPVKEVPPKKVEVEEEDESEEEEDSGADVAEDIINEAEDSNAEDQEEDDEDDDDDDDDEDDDNEGLLDNEAEEDDDEGDDNAEDDEDDEEPAEAPIEKQPTEVPAKAKSKKSKSSEETGVQKIKTGALPKDFPKEQVLVVKNLPKQYKQIDIVEVFAKFGPLHAIHNIHGPVSSIAYVAYESPEEAEAAQAATNNTAKVKGAVLSVSIQAPNSKKVKKAELKKKTSEEKRESFEENKRKIEESKSRTIYVKNLKAGTTQDEVNSHFANCGAIESVKVITRGQNSFSFVCFENESAVPAALKLHNSILNDSNIWVLKSDQQFKEMTKDPQRTILLKNNTNLTNFESSKLEAIFSKVGEVETYSILCKKNVLAFITFKDQKAAKKALKLNGTSAQGIDLEIEEYKVITPKNKSSIFIQNLKQGVTEEEIRELFASTGPIESVNIINNFAIVKFEDTESFCKAFLLNESYLRGQIIFLEPYSDKKQQQLKKNHQKPGFNRKRPADSQHKGFAKKNKPN, encoded by the exons atgaaacaaaagaaaGGAAATGCTGTGGCAAAATCACCCTTGAATGGTGTAAAAAACGATAGCATCATAAAGAAGCAAAAAAGTGAAGTTAGCACTCCAGCAAAAGGCACACCGGCAAAGAAAAATCAGAAGAAATTTGGCAAAACTCCTGTTAAAGAAGTACCTCCAAAGAAGGTAGAGGTGGAAGAGGAAGATGAATCCGAGGAGGAAGAAGATTCCGGTGCTGATGTCGCAGAAGATATAATTAACGAAGCTGAGGACTCTAATGCTGAAGATCAGGAGGAGGACGACgaagacgatgatgatgatgacgatgacgaaGATGATGACAATGAGGGATTGTTAGATAACGAAGCAGAGGAAGATGATGATGAGGGTGATGACAATGCTGAGGACGACGAAGATGATGAAGAACCAGCTGAAGCACCCATTGAAAAACAGCCTACTGAGGTACCAGCCAAGGCTAAGTCTAAGAAGTCGAAGTCTTCGGAGGAGACTGGTGTGCAGAAAATTAAAACTGGTGCTCTGCCAAAAGACTTTCCAAAGGAGCAGGTGCTTGTGGTGAAAAATCTGCCCAAAC AATACAAACAAATTGACATCGTTGAGGTATTTGCTAAGTTTGGTCCCTTGCATGCAATTCATAATATTCATGGCCCAGTAAGCAGCATTGCATACGTTGCATACGAATCGCCTGAAGAAGCCGAAGCGGCGCAAGCAGCAACAAACAATACAGCTAAGGTAAAGGGAGCCGTTTTAAGTGTTAGCATTCAAGCACCAAATTCGAAGAAAGTTAAAAAGGCCGAACTTAAAAAGAAGACTTCCGAAGAGAAAAGAGAATcatttgaagaaaacaaaagaaagatTGAGGAAAGCAAAAGCCGCACTATTTATGTCAAGAATTTAAAAGCAGGTACTACACAAGACGAGGTTAATAGCCATTTCGCCAATTGTGGTGCCATCGAAAGTGTTAAAGTAATCACCCGTGGACAAAACTCGTTCAGTTTTGTATGTTTCGAAAATGAATCGGCAGTTCCTGCTGCTTTGAAACTACACAATTCTATACTAAATGATAGTAACATTTGGGTACTTAAGAGTGACCAGCAATTCAAAGAGATGACAAAGGATCCACAACGCACGATTCTGCTTAAGAATAACACAAATCTAA CAAATTTCGAGTCTTCGAAATTGGAAGCGATATTCTCCAAGGTCGGCGAAGTAGAAACATATTCGATTTTGTGCAAGAAAAACGTATTGGCTTTTATCACATTCAAGGATCAAAAGGCTGCAAAGAAAGCTTTAAAATTGAATGGAACTAGTGCGCAGGGCATTGATTTAGAGATTGAAGAGTATAAAGTAATTACACCTAAAAATAAATCCTCTATATTTATACAGAATTTGAAACAAG GCGTAACCGAAGAGGAGATCCGTGAGCTTTTCGCTTCAACTGGACCAATTGAGAGCGTGAATATAATTAACAATTTCGCCATTGTTAAATTCGAGGATACTGAAAGCTTTTGCAAAGCTTTCCTCTTAAACGAGTCATATCTGCGCGGACAAATTATTTTCTTGGAACCATACTCGgataagaaacaacaacagctaaagAAAAATCATCAAAAGCCAGGATTCAACAGAAAGAGACCGGCGGACTCGCAACATAAGGGCTTTGCTAAAAAGAATAAGCCTAACTAA